The proteins below come from a single Arthrobacter crystallopoietes genomic window:
- a CDS encoding FAD-binding and (Fe-S)-binding domain-containing protein, which yields MSETVLPATGLPADHRPAGSPAAADTPPAVLARLAAAGIDADSSPRRLAEYSYDASNYRVPPLAVVFPRSAQDVAATMAACRDTGTPLIGRGGGTSMAGNAIGPGVVLDFSRHMNRIHSVDEAAGTVSVDPGVVLSVLSREVEKATGNRSTFAPDPSSKNRATVGGALGNDACGNHSVRYGRTSDHVAELDVITSDGARLTATATGLRATDPQDRASAARAVELAESLTKLAHASLADFRTELGRIQRQVSGYHLANLLPENGFNVARALVGSEGTCAIITGARMKLVHKPASALLVSLGYADVVEAARDIETILEFSPAAVEGIDEKIVDTMRFRRGNDSVRGLPEGKAWLYVDLDGEDPDEVRIQAERLLARLKENGRLIAGRLVPDTAERTSLWRVREDGAGLSSRLSTGGESWPGWEDSAVAPEKLAGYLADFRGLLAKHGLEGVMYGHFGAGCMHIRITYDLRTEAGREVFRVFSREAAELVVGHGGSLSGEHGDGRARSELLPVMYSARMLTAFANFRRLWDPAGILNPGSMTAPDPMDANLALEGVPQRQWRTSFDLRPLGSGGGSLTETDNPHNAGGAGTDPWVHAVQGCIGVGKCRTDSAGVMCPSYKATRDEKDSTRGRARVLQEMVRGARTVDEGWKSEEVREVLDLCLSCKACSSDCPAGVDMATYKSEFFSHYYKGRLRPLSHFSLGWLPRWLKLTGRIAPLVNAVLATPLGKVAAALGGLTTKRALPRFAGAGEWHREVAAAGVRPASNNDGGTRPGADAGVVLFVDTFTRGFRPEVAGAAARVLAGAGETTECSADACCGLTWISTGQLDTAKSLLGKAAEALDDGTDRPIVVVEPSCAAALRKDLPELVHTDQARRVAARVRSFAAHVGGLAAAGWQPEPAEPLPERVVLQTHCHEYSVFGAGTQKTALAAIGVPEVVDASGCCGVAGNFGFEKEHYEVSMQVAESALAPALRGTGPEAVVLTDGFSCAMQVNQLEPSRPGRHLAQLLDPGTTDTPATTTDKD from the coding sequence ATGAGCGAAACTGTTCTCCCCGCTACCGGGCTGCCGGCGGACCACCGTCCCGCCGGCAGCCCTGCGGCAGCCGATACCCCGCCGGCGGTGCTGGCGCGCCTGGCCGCTGCCGGCATTGACGCCGACAGCTCGCCCCGTCGGCTGGCCGAGTATTCCTACGACGCGTCCAACTACCGGGTGCCGCCGCTGGCCGTGGTGTTCCCGCGTTCCGCGCAGGACGTCGCCGCCACAATGGCAGCCTGCCGCGATACCGGCACCCCGCTGATCGGGCGCGGCGGCGGTACGTCCATGGCCGGCAACGCGATCGGCCCCGGCGTGGTGCTGGACTTTTCCCGGCACATGAACCGCATCCACTCCGTCGACGAGGCCGCCGGCACGGTCTCCGTGGATCCCGGCGTGGTGCTCTCCGTGCTCTCCCGCGAGGTGGAGAAAGCCACCGGGAACCGGTCCACCTTTGCCCCGGACCCGTCCTCGAAGAACCGGGCCACGGTCGGCGGCGCCCTTGGCAACGACGCGTGCGGCAACCATTCGGTGCGCTACGGCCGAACCTCGGACCACGTGGCGGAGCTCGACGTGATCACCTCCGACGGCGCCCGGCTCACCGCCACTGCCACCGGACTGCGGGCCACCGATCCGCAGGACCGGGCCTCCGCGGCTCGGGCGGTTGAGCTGGCGGAGTCCCTGACGAAGCTGGCCCACGCCAGCCTGGCCGATTTCCGCACCGAGCTTGGCCGCATCCAGCGCCAGGTCTCCGGCTACCACCTGGCCAACCTGCTGCCGGAGAACGGTTTCAACGTGGCCCGGGCCCTGGTGGGCTCCGAGGGCACCTGCGCCATCATCACCGGCGCCCGGATGAAGCTGGTGCACAAGCCCGCCAGCGCGCTGCTGGTCTCGCTCGGCTATGCGGATGTGGTGGAGGCTGCCCGCGACATTGAGACGATCCTCGAGTTCTCCCCCGCCGCGGTGGAGGGGATTGACGAGAAGATCGTGGACACCATGCGGTTCCGCCGCGGCAACGATTCCGTCCGCGGGCTGCCCGAGGGCAAGGCCTGGCTGTACGTGGACCTGGACGGGGAGGATCCGGACGAGGTCCGTATCCAGGCCGAGCGGCTGCTGGCCCGGCTCAAGGAGAACGGCCGCCTCATCGCAGGCCGTCTGGTCCCCGACACGGCCGAGCGGACATCGCTGTGGCGGGTGCGCGAAGACGGCGCCGGCCTCTCGTCCCGACTGTCCACCGGCGGCGAGTCCTGGCCCGGCTGGGAGGACTCCGCCGTCGCGCCCGAAAAACTCGCCGGCTACCTGGCGGATTTCCGCGGCCTGCTGGCCAAGCACGGTCTGGAAGGCGTCATGTACGGGCACTTCGGTGCCGGCTGCATGCACATCCGCATCACCTATGACCTGCGTACCGAAGCCGGCCGCGAAGTCTTCCGGGTCTTCTCCCGCGAGGCGGCCGAGCTGGTGGTTGGCCACGGCGGTTCGCTCTCCGGGGAGCACGGCGACGGCCGCGCCCGCTCGGAGCTGCTGCCGGTAATGTACTCGGCACGCATGCTGACCGCGTTCGCGAATTTCCGGCGGCTGTGGGATCCGGCCGGGATCCTCAATCCCGGTTCGATGACCGCCCCGGACCCGATGGACGCCAATCTGGCGCTCGAGGGCGTGCCGCAGCGGCAATGGCGCACAAGCTTCGACCTGCGTCCGCTCGGCAGCGGCGGCGGTTCCCTCACCGAGACCGATAACCCGCACAATGCCGGCGGCGCCGGAACGGATCCCTGGGTACACGCAGTCCAAGGCTGCATCGGCGTAGGCAAGTGCCGCACCGATTCGGCCGGCGTGATGTGCCCCAGCTACAAGGCCACGCGCGACGAGAAGGACTCCACCCGCGGCCGCGCCCGCGTGCTGCAGGAGATGGTCCGCGGCGCCCGCACTGTGGACGAGGGCTGGAAATCCGAGGAGGTCCGCGAAGTCCTGGACCTGTGCCTGTCCTGCAAGGCCTGCTCCAGCGACTGCCCCGCGGGCGTGGACATGGCCACCTACAAGTCCGAGTTCTTCAGCCACTACTACAAGGGCCGGCTGCGTCCGCTCTCGCACTTCTCGCTTGGCTGGCTGCCGCGCTGGCTCAAGCTCACCGGACGGATCGCGCCGCTGGTCAACGCCGTGCTGGCCACGCCGCTGGGCAAAGTGGCCGCCGCGCTCGGCGGGCTGACCACCAAACGGGCCCTGCCGCGCTTTGCCGGCGCGGGCGAGTGGCACCGCGAGGTAGCGGCCGCGGGCGTGCGTCCGGCGTCGAACAACGACGGCGGCACGCGTCCGGGTGCCGATGCCGGGGTGGTGCTGTTCGTGGATACCTTCACACGCGGTTTCCGCCCGGAGGTGGCCGGCGCCGCAGCCCGGGTGCTGGCAGGAGCGGGCGAGACGACGGAATGCTCCGCCGACGCCTGCTGCGGTCTGACCTGGATCTCCACCGGCCAGCTCGATACCGCGAAGTCGCTCCTGGGCAAGGCTGCCGAGGCACTCGACGACGGCACGGACCGCCCGATCGTCGTCGTCGAACCCAGCTGTGCAGCCGCACTGCGCAAGGACCTGCCCGAGCTGGTCCACACCGACCAGGCACGCCGCGTAGCCGCCCGCGTCCGCAGCTTCGCCGCCCACGTGGGCGGACTGGCCGCGGCGGGATGGCAGCCGGAACCAGCCGAACCGCTGCCCGAAAGAGTGGTGCTGCAAACGCACTGCCACGAGTACTCCGTGTTCGGCGCCGGCACCCAGAAAACGGCCCTGGCCGCCATCGGGGTCCCCGAAGTGGTGGACGCCTCCGGCTGCTGCGGCGTGGCAGGCAACTTCGGCTTCGAGAAGGAACACTACGAGGTCAGCATGCAGGTCGCCGAGAGCGCCCTGGCACCGGCCCTGCGGGGCACCGGACCTGAGGCAGTGGTCCTCACGGACGGCTTCTCCTGCGCCATGCAGGTGAACCAGCTCGAACCCTCAAGACCCGGGCGGCATCTGGCCCAGCTGCTCGACCCCGGCACGACAGACACCCCCGCAACAACCACAGACAAGGACTAG
- a CDS encoding aspartate aminotransferase family protein, producing the protein MTSLSPALKQATPLVVDHALGSWIHATDGKDYLDFTTGIGVTSTGHCHPKVVAAAREQVGKIIHAQYTTVMHQPLLALTEKLGEVLPAGLDSVFYANSGSEAVEAAIRLARMATGRPNIVVFQGGFHGRTVAAASLTTAGTKFSAGFAPLMAGVHMSAFPYAYRYGWDEATAVEFALQELDYLLQTRTAPNDTAAFLIEPALGDGGYLPTPPAFLEGLRERADRHGIQLIFDEVQAGVGRMGKFWGHQYSTATPDILITAKGIASGFPISAIAASTETMSKAWPGSQGGTYGGNAVSAAAGVATLEVVHEEGLVENSRIRGEQLQAGLKEIQARFPVIGNVRGLGLMQGIEFTGEDGKPDAATAAAVQQATTEQGLLTLTCGPAGNVVRLIPALVVTAEEITTGLERFEAAVGAVVGVVPATAGA; encoded by the coding sequence ATGACCTCTCTTAGCCCCGCGCTCAAGCAAGCAACGCCCCTCGTCGTCGACCACGCCCTCGGCAGCTGGATCCATGCCACCGATGGAAAGGATTACCTTGATTTCACCACCGGCATCGGCGTCACCAGCACCGGCCACTGCCACCCGAAGGTAGTCGCCGCCGCCCGCGAGCAGGTGGGCAAGATCATCCACGCCCAGTACACCACCGTGATGCATCAGCCGCTGCTGGCCCTGACCGAGAAGCTCGGAGAGGTACTGCCCGCCGGCCTTGACTCCGTCTTCTACGCCAATTCCGGGTCCGAGGCCGTCGAGGCCGCCATCCGCCTGGCCCGCATGGCCACCGGCCGGCCGAACATCGTCGTCTTCCAGGGCGGCTTCCACGGCCGCACCGTTGCCGCCGCGTCCCTGACCACCGCCGGCACCAAGTTCTCCGCCGGCTTCGCCCCGCTGATGGCCGGCGTCCACATGTCCGCTTTCCCGTACGCCTACCGCTACGGCTGGGACGAGGCCACCGCCGTCGAATTCGCACTGCAGGAACTGGACTACCTGCTGCAGACCCGCACCGCTCCCAATGACACGGCAGCGTTCCTGATCGAGCCCGCGCTCGGCGACGGCGGCTATTTGCCCACCCCGCCGGCCTTCCTCGAGGGGCTGCGGGAACGCGCTGACCGGCACGGCATCCAGCTGATCTTCGACGAGGTGCAGGCCGGCGTGGGCCGGATGGGCAAGTTCTGGGGCCACCAGTACTCCACGGCCACTCCGGACATCCTCATCACCGCCAAGGGCATCGCCTCCGGCTTCCCCATCTCCGCTATCGCCGCTTCCACGGAGACCATGTCCAAGGCATGGCCCGGTTCGCAGGGCGGCACTTACGGCGGCAACGCCGTCTCCGCCGCGGCCGGCGTGGCCACTTTGGAAGTGGTCCACGAAGAAGGCCTCGTGGAGAACAGCCGCATCCGCGGCGAGCAGCTGCAGGCCGGCCTGAAGGAAATCCAGGCCCGCTTCCCGGTGATCGGCAACGTTCGCGGCCTGGGCCTGATGCAGGGCATCGAGTTCACTGGCGAGGACGGCAAGCCGGACGCCGCGACGGCCGCCGCGGTCCAGCAGGCCACCACCGAACAGGGCCTGCTGACCCTGACCTGCGGCCCCGCCGGCAACGTGGTCCGCCTGATCCCCGCCCTGGTGGTCACCGCTGAGGAAATCACCACCGGACTCGAGCGCTTCGAGGCCGCCGTGGGCGCCGTCGTCGGCGTTGTCCCCGCCACTGCAGGAGCCTGA
- a CDS encoding phage holin family protein produces the protein MTQSNSAGSHAYEIPPTEAETRAQNSSLGDILSEVSRDVSTLMRQEVELAKAELKESGTKAGKGAGMFAGAGVAGHFVLVFLSLALMYALSALIGLGWSAVIVAVIWAIVAAVLAAKGKKEMKTVRGMPQTAETIKEIPPTFKPGEETP, from the coding sequence ATGACACAATCTAACTCCGCCGGCTCGCACGCCTACGAGATTCCGCCAACGGAAGCTGAGACCAGGGCACAGAACTCGTCCTTGGGCGACATTCTGAGCGAAGTCAGCCGTGACGTTTCAACCCTCATGCGCCAGGAAGTCGAACTGGCCAAAGCGGAACTCAAGGAGTCAGGCACCAAGGCAGGCAAAGGCGCAGGCATGTTTGCCGGCGCGGGCGTGGCAGGACACTTTGTCCTGGTTTTCCTCTCCCTCGCACTGATGTACGCCCTTAGCGCCCTGATCGGCCTTGGATGGTCGGCGGTGATCGTCGCCGTGATCTGGGCGATTGTTGCCGCCGTTCTCGCTGCCAAGGGCAAGAAGGAAATGAAGACGGTTCGCGGCATGCCGCAGACCGCGGAAACCATCAAGGAAATTCCCCCGACGTTTAAACCAGGTGAGGAGACCCCATGA
- a CDS encoding DUF3618 domain-containing protein, translated as MSQSPEEIREEIERTRAELGSDVDALAEKVSPSGIAHRQGQKVRDKMNHVKTSIMGAADNTTGSAKSGMHQAGESVSHTAQHAGETVQNAPHQVAEKTRGNPMAAGLIAFGAGMLISSLIPASQKEQQAATALKEKAEPLKTELTDAAKQVAQDIKGPAQEAMESVKSSAQDAAARVKDESAGAAADIKERAQDAKSNVQDTQSASPAGAGSTLPTGF; from the coding sequence ATGAGCCAGTCACCGGAAGAAATCCGCGAAGAAATTGAACGGACCCGTGCAGAACTCGGTTCCGATGTCGACGCGCTGGCGGAAAAGGTCAGCCCCTCCGGGATAGCGCACCGGCAAGGACAGAAAGTCCGGGACAAGATGAACCACGTCAAGACCAGCATCATGGGTGCGGCCGACAACACCACAGGGTCGGCCAAATCCGGGATGCACCAAGCTGGAGAATCCGTTTCCCATACTGCCCAGCACGCCGGCGAAACGGTCCAGAACGCTCCGCATCAGGTCGCGGAGAAGACCCGCGGCAACCCCATGGCTGCCGGGCTCATAGCCTTTGGTGCCGGCATGCTGATTTCCTCCCTGATCCCCGCGAGCCAGAAGGAACAGCAAGCGGCAACTGCCCTAAAGGAGAAGGCAGAACCACTGAAAACCGAGCTCACCGATGCCGCCAAGCAGGTAGCGCAGGACATAAAGGGTCCGGCCCAGGAAGCAATGGAGTCCGTCAAGAGCTCCGCGCAGGATGCTGCCGCCAGGGTGAAGGACGAGAGCGCGGGCGCCGCTGCCGACATTAAGGAGCGAGCCCAGGACGCTAAGTCCAATGTCCAGGACACGCAGTCAGCCTCCCCCGCGGGTGCAGGTTCTACGCTCCCTACCGGATTCTAA
- a CDS encoding M24 family metallopeptidase has protein sequence MLFTAEEYAARLAAVRLRMAEQGLSALLVTDPANIYYLTGYNAWSFYTPQMVFVPAEGDMILFSRQMDASGAFRTSWLPEESIVGYPESYVHRPHLHPFDWVAFALRERHLIAPAAKGCVGLEMDSHFFAPKAYRALVNAIPEWTLVDSFELVNWVRSIKSPAEIQLMHKAAVITNNAMAAAEGAIRPGARKCDIAAAITEAQIRGTEEFGGDYTAIVPLLPTGESADTPHLTWSEDRLKDNEPVVVELAGAYQRYHVPLNRTFSLGKPSAALSRLAEATGEGLNAMLDVIKDGVPVREVAAVWNRTIFEYGYEKDSRLGYSIGVGFPPDWGERTISIRSEEESVLAENMTFHLICGMWMDNYGYGLSESIRVTATGVETFTTYKRGLLPIDS, from the coding sequence ATGCTCTTCACCGCCGAAGAGTACGCGGCACGCCTCGCAGCAGTCCGGCTGCGCATGGCTGAGCAGGGCCTGAGCGCCCTCCTCGTGACTGACCCGGCGAACATCTACTACCTGACCGGTTACAACGCCTGGTCCTTCTACACCCCGCAGATGGTCTTCGTGCCGGCTGAGGGCGACATGATCCTCTTCAGCCGGCAGATGGACGCCAGCGGCGCCTTCCGGACCAGCTGGCTGCCAGAAGAGAGCATCGTGGGCTACCCGGAGAGCTACGTGCACCGCCCGCACCTCCACCCCTTCGACTGGGTGGCCTTCGCCCTGCGCGAGCGCCACCTGATTGCCCCAGCCGCCAAGGGTTGCGTGGGGCTCGAAATGGACTCGCATTTCTTCGCGCCGAAGGCCTACCGCGCACTGGTCAACGCCATTCCCGAGTGGACGCTGGTGGATTCCTTTGAACTGGTCAACTGGGTGCGCTCCATCAAGTCCCCCGCGGAAATCCAGCTGATGCACAAGGCCGCCGTGATCACCAACAACGCCATGGCCGCCGCCGAAGGGGCCATTAGGCCCGGCGCCCGCAAATGCGATATCGCTGCAGCCATCACTGAGGCGCAGATCCGCGGCACCGAGGAATTCGGCGGCGACTACACGGCGATCGTGCCGCTGCTGCCCACCGGCGAATCTGCCGATACCCCGCACCTGACCTGGAGCGAGGATCGGCTGAAGGACAACGAGCCCGTCGTCGTCGAACTGGCCGGGGCCTACCAGCGCTATCACGTGCCGCTGAACCGGACCTTCTCGCTGGGCAAGCCCTCGGCCGCGCTGAGCCGACTCGCCGAGGCGACGGGCGAAGGCCTGAATGCCATGCTCGACGTCATCAAGGACGGCGTTCCGGTCCGCGAGGTGGCCGCCGTCTGGAACCGCACCATCTTCGAATACGGCTACGAGAAGGATTCCCGCCTGGGCTACTCCATCGGCGTGGGCTTCCCGCCGGACTGGGGCGAGCGGACCATCAGCATCCGCAGCGAGGAAGAGTCCGTCCTGGCCGAAAACATGACCTTCCACCTGATCTGCGGTATGTGGATGGACAACTACGGCTACGGCCTCTCCGAATCCATCCGCGTGACTGCTACCGGGGTGGAGACGTTCACCACCTACAAGCGCGGCCTACTTCCCATCGACAGCTAG
- a CDS encoding DUF2382 domain-containing protein: MITKANIDRLANNGSNILDSEGNKIGSIGQLYLDDRTENPSWATVKTGLFGTSESFVPLAEATVDGDDIRVPYTKDQVKDAPRLDPDGHLSETDEDRLFEHYGLGANGAYTGTTGTADVGTDSYTGTTGTDRGSATFGTADYDDAAGSRGAVGHDTSGPTTDDAMTRSEEQLHVGTESRETGRARLRKYIVTENVTQTVPVSREEVRIEREPITDANAGAALSGPDLSEEEHEVVLREERPVVEKETVPVERVRLEKETVTDQETVSEEVRKEQIETDGDDGGRLR; this comes from the coding sequence ATGATCACCAAAGCAAACATTGACCGACTGGCCAACAACGGTTCCAACATTCTTGATTCCGAGGGGAACAAGATCGGTTCGATCGGGCAGCTGTACCTGGATGACCGGACCGAAAATCCGAGCTGGGCGACCGTGAAAACGGGACTGTTCGGCACATCGGAGTCCTTCGTCCCGCTGGCCGAAGCCACAGTGGACGGCGACGACATCCGGGTACCCTACACCAAAGACCAGGTCAAGGACGCCCCCCGCCTGGATCCGGACGGGCACCTGAGTGAAACGGATGAGGACCGCCTCTTCGAGCACTACGGCCTCGGCGCAAACGGCGCTTACACCGGAACCACCGGAACTGCAGACGTGGGCACGGACAGCTACACCGGAACCACCGGAACCGACAGGGGCTCCGCCACCTTCGGAACGGCCGACTACGATGACGCAGCGGGTTCCCGCGGCGCAGTCGGACATGACACGTCCGGCCCCACCACCGACGACGCCATGACTCGCTCCGAAGAGCAGCTCCATGTCGGCACCGAAAGCCGTGAGACCGGCCGCGCCCGGTTGCGGAAGTACATTGTCACGGAGAACGTAACGCAGACCGTGCCCGTCAGCCGGGAGGAAGTCCGCATAGAGCGTGAACCCATCACGGACGCGAACGCCGGCGCTGCACTGTCCGGGCCGGACCTCAGCGAGGAAGAGCACGAGGTTGTCCTGCGCGAGGAACGTCCTGTTGTCGAAAAGGAAACAGTGCCGGTGGAGCGGGTCCGTCTCGAGAAGGAGACCGTCACGGATCAGGAAACGGTCAGCGAGGAAGTCCGCAAGGAGCAGATCGAGACCGACGGCGATGACGGCGGCCGGCTCCGCTGA
- a CDS encoding D-2-hydroxyacid dehydrogenase, which translates to MTYTDSNRRPRVVILTAEGQPRPYNLDAIKARADVVVTDAAGLPEAARGADVLFLWDFFSSALGEAWPNADKLKWVHVAAAGVDAMMFDELRASEVAVTNAHGTFDTPIAEFVLASILAHDKQLHRSKELQQQSVWKHRELTRTGGSRVLVAGTGGIGRATARLLRAVGLEVRGVGRTARDNDGDFGTVVPSADLAEHAGWADHVVLIAPLTQQTRHMMNAEVLAAMKPTAHLVNVGRGALVDEAALVEALRKGKVAAASLDVFEEEPLPAEHPFWEMDNVHISAHMCGDVIGWRDALADQFLQNLTRWTAGEPLANLVDKERGYVSSNP; encoded by the coding sequence GTGACTTACACCGATTCCAATCGTCGTCCCCGGGTCGTGATCCTCACCGCCGAGGGCCAGCCCCGTCCCTACAATTTGGACGCAATCAAGGCTCGTGCCGACGTCGTAGTAACCGATGCAGCAGGCCTTCCCGAAGCCGCCCGCGGAGCCGACGTCCTGTTCCTCTGGGACTTCTTCTCCTCGGCGCTGGGCGAGGCCTGGCCGAATGCGGACAAGCTGAAGTGGGTGCATGTGGCGGCTGCCGGGGTGGACGCAATGATGTTCGACGAGCTGCGCGCCTCCGAGGTGGCCGTGACCAATGCCCACGGCACCTTCGATACGCCGATCGCCGAGTTCGTACTGGCCTCCATCCTTGCCCACGACAAGCAGCTGCACCGGAGCAAAGAGCTGCAGCAGCAGTCCGTCTGGAAACATCGCGAGTTGACCCGGACGGGTGGCTCGCGGGTGCTGGTGGCCGGGACCGGCGGGATCGGCCGGGCCACTGCCCGGTTGCTGCGCGCCGTTGGGCTTGAGGTTCGCGGCGTTGGCCGCACGGCACGGGATAACGACGGCGACTTCGGCACCGTCGTGCCGAGCGCGGACCTGGCCGAGCATGCCGGCTGGGCGGACCACGTCGTGCTGATTGCGCCGCTGACCCAGCAGACCCGCCACATGATGAACGCCGAGGTGCTGGCGGCCATGAAGCCTACCGCGCACCTGGTCAACGTCGGCCGCGGTGCGCTGGTGGACGAGGCGGCGCTGGTTGAGGCGTTGCGCAAGGGGAAGGTCGCGGCCGCTTCACTGGATGTCTTCGAGGAAGAGCCGCTGCCGGCCGAGCACCCGTTCTGGGAGATGGACAACGTCCACATTTCGGCCCACATGTGCGGGGACGTGATCGGGTGGCGCGATGCCTTGGCGGATCAGTTCCTGCAGAACCTGACCCGCTGGACCGCCGGAGAACCGCTGGCCAACCTGGTGGACAAGGAGCGCGGCTACGTCAGTTCGAACCCCTGA
- a CDS encoding NAD-dependent succinate-semialdehyde dehydrogenase, with protein MTTQTTSPDRSAGAARTSQQALDAIAKVSTGLFIDGEWTEAASGARFDVVNPATEEVIATVADGGPEDARRAIETAGRVQKEWSKTAPRERSEILRRAYDLIMTRQDELALVMTTEMGKPFAEAKGEVAYAAEFFRWFSEEAVRIGGDVTTTGDGKNRILVSKEPVGPCVLVTPWNFPLAMGTRKIGPAIAAGCTMVFKPANLTPLSSLALVDILVEAGLPKGVVNVVCTTKASSVVSPWMASGIARKVSFTGSTEVGVKLLQQASEHVMRSSMELGGNAPFIVFEDADLDRAVEGALAAKMRNMGEACTAANRLFVQRPVAAEFARRLAERLSALSVGDGAEDGTQVGPLVEEKALVKVQELVDDAVAKGATVVCGGSRPERPGYFYTPTVLSDVSPTADLMSQEIFGPVAPVVPFDTEEEVTTMANDTPWGLVGYVFTQDVDRGFRMGDALEVGMVGLNTGIVSNPAAPFGGVKASGLGREGGRVGIEEFLEYKYMAVPRG; from the coding sequence ATGACCACCCAGACTACTTCCCCTGACCGTTCCGCCGGCGCAGCCCGCACCTCGCAGCAGGCTCTTGACGCGATCGCGAAGGTCAGCACCGGCCTGTTCATCGACGGCGAATGGACCGAAGCCGCATCCGGCGCACGCTTCGACGTCGTCAATCCCGCCACCGAAGAAGTCATCGCCACCGTTGCCGACGGCGGTCCCGAGGACGCCCGCCGCGCCATCGAAACCGCCGGCCGGGTCCAGAAGGAATGGTCCAAGACGGCGCCCCGTGAACGCAGCGAGATCCTGCGCCGCGCCTATGACCTGATCATGACCCGCCAGGACGAGCTCGCCCTGGTCATGACTACCGAAATGGGCAAGCCCTTCGCCGAGGCCAAGGGCGAGGTTGCCTACGCTGCCGAGTTCTTCCGCTGGTTCTCCGAGGAAGCCGTGCGGATCGGCGGCGACGTCACCACCACCGGCGACGGCAAAAACCGCATCCTGGTCTCCAAGGAGCCCGTGGGCCCCTGCGTCCTCGTCACCCCGTGGAACTTCCCGCTGGCCATGGGCACCCGCAAGATCGGCCCCGCCATCGCGGCCGGCTGCACGATGGTGTTCAAGCCTGCCAACCTGACCCCGCTGTCCTCGCTGGCGCTGGTGGACATCCTGGTGGAAGCCGGGCTGCCCAAGGGCGTGGTCAACGTTGTCTGCACCACCAAGGCTTCCTCGGTGGTCTCGCCCTGGATGGCCAGCGGCATCGCCCGCAAGGTCAGCTTCACCGGCTCCACCGAAGTGGGCGTGAAGCTGCTGCAGCAGGCCTCGGAACACGTCATGCGCTCCTCCATGGAGCTGGGTGGAAACGCCCCGTTCATCGTCTTCGAGGACGCGGACCTGGACCGTGCGGTCGAGGGCGCCTTGGCCGCCAAGATGCGCAATATGGGCGAGGCCTGCACCGCTGCCAACCGCCTCTTCGTACAGCGCCCGGTGGCGGCCGAGTTCGCCCGCCGCCTGGCCGAGCGCCTCAGCGCCCTGTCCGTGGGCGACGGCGCCGAGGACGGCACGCAGGTGGGCCCGCTCGTGGAGGAAAAGGCACTCGTCAAGGTGCAGGAACTCGTGGACGATGCCGTGGCCAAGGGCGCCACGGTGGTCTGCGGCGGCTCCCGCCCCGAGCGGCCCGGCTACTTCTACACGCCGACGGTGCTCTCCGACGTCAGCCCCACCGCGGACCTGATGAGCCAGGAAATCTTTGGCCCGGTGGCCCCCGTGGTTCCGTTCGACACGGAAGAGGAAGTGACCACAATGGCCAACGACACCCCGTGGGGCCTGGTGGGCTACGTCTTCACGCAGGACGTAGACCGCGGCTTCCGGATGGGCGACGCCCTCGAGGTCGGCATGGTTGGCCTTAACACCGGCATCGTCTCCAACCCGGCCGCACCCTTCGGCGGCGTGAAGGCCTCAGGGCTGGGCCGCGAAGGCGGCCGGGTGGGCATCGAGGAGTTCCTCGAATACAAGTACATGGCCGTCCCCCGCGGCTAG